A region of the Hirundo rustica isolate bHirRus1 unplaced genomic scaffold, bHirRus1.pri.v3 scaffold_575_arrow_ctg1, whole genome shotgun sequence genome:
GGACTTAAATAGCCCTGAATAGACACCATTTTAGGCTCACTTTCTTGACTTGTTAGACAGAGCTCACATCTCAAGAGTTTGTAATAGATAAGgataataaatttcagagtGAGACTTCAAAAATAATGTCTACCAAGTTTTATTTGCCCTGACCTtagagcaggaaagagccaggaaaTCCAACAGAGGAGAGTGTCTGTTTTCAGTGGGGAAAGTCAAAAGTTTAGATTGCTaaagttaaagaagaaaaaccactTTTTTGTCTGAGTGCAGCCAGTTCTCTGAGCAAAGCAGGTCCCAAGTGAGTGAGGAGAGACAGGATGGGTTGGGGAATGTGGAGCAATGTTGTCCACAATGGGTCACACCTcaagtcacagcttctctgaccAGGGCAGAACTCCTTGGGAGAGACCCTGGATCAATATCAGTCACTGAATGCTGGAATCACCTCTGTGCTAAAGGGAAAAATTCATTCATGAAAATAGAAATCCATATTTCTTAGAAGCTCTTTGAAAGATTTCTCCATAAGTCTAGGAAAAAAGACTTCCAAATGAACTGCACCAgaccagagggaaatcaaggcacagcCATGGTTTGTCAGGACTTGTGTGATCCTAATGAGCCCTGTGGTGCATTTGGTGTTGAGTCCTGGAACCTCAGGGACtgagaggagattgcacaaacctttccaggagtcagagtcagaagaaaaacccaaagtgtctCGATGCCGCAATGGGTCCCACTGAGGTCCATCCCCAAACAGGCTCCCCATGGAGTCTGTGAAGGAGAGAACTGGAGGTcaggactgtataaaaacctctcagagactcagtgtgggaaggaaaatccaAAGCACCTTAAACACCTTGAGTATCTCAAAGTATTAATGAGACCCATTGAGTGTCAGGGCAAAGCTCTCAAGAGATTCAGAGCAGATAATTGGaggccatgattgcacaaacctctcagactCAATGTCAAAAAAAAGTTCCTTAATAAACTTTGAATATCCTGAAGTATTAATGAGCTCCACTGAGACTTTATACTGACTAAGAATCCCAAGGGACTAGTTAAAGTAGATAATTTCAGCCATGATTGCAGAGTCTTTCTCATAGAGACGGTTTTAAAAGGGAAACACCAAGTACCTTAAAATAACTGAAGGACCTTGAAGTATTAttgagccccactgagtgttgTTCCTGACAAAGCCTCTCAAGGGACTAATTAAAGCAGATAATTGGaggccatgattgcacaaacctctcagagacCCCAAGGCAAAGCAAATcccaaagtcctttgaaaaacctgcagtccctgggtgctgaccaaggctccccagggactccttccagcagatccttgaggccactgggatgtgagggggatgctgagggcagcacaaggggctgacagtgcccagccttgctggggctgtgccaggaggccccagggcctcaggacaaggtatctcctcacagcccttggtggcacagaggctgctgtgccccagggcaccAAGACTTGACTCctctttgtccccacctgtcatcactgcctccagttctctgctctgcctggggcctggggacactttctctgtcctgtccctcagtgggacccattaaaacttcaagaaactttggagttggattctgacttggaattcttgagaggtttcttcagctccctctcagggACTGATGTTCAGGTGCCTCAGCACAAAGCCCGAGAGGGTcattaaagtccttgtgctgtgtctgtgctgctgagctgggccgggctcctggcacagaggccgCTCCTTGCAGCCAAGAAGAGcttaaaaacatatttctctTAATGAGCAGCacttctcccagcccagcagggctggggcactgcctgcagccaccccgggcacagcacacaggcacagagagcttcaatcactcagggctgggaagagctgaggagTGACTGCGGGAGAATCACTCCCAGCCCTTGACACAGgaacctctggctgcaggacaaggcagctgcagctcctgcagtgatgtCCTAAGGCTGCAACATCCCAATGCCTACAGACTCTGTGAGTACATTCTCTGATTATCTcttgtgcagagcagccaggggtgcccagggctgtcctgcagagcagggtcctgcagcccagggcgctgtgctgggccagggactctgctgcctgccagggacagctctcagccagccctgggagctgctcacagcactgGGGGACAAGATCTGGGTGGAAGGAGACAGCTGGTAAGGGGTGGAACTGTTCTCCTTGTGTGGTGAGGATGCTGCATTGTTCAGGACTGCTCCCAGCATGACATTTAACTCCAGAACATTTCCAAGTAGATTATACAGGGAGCACAGCAAGGCAGGGGCTGCATAAAAGGGGAAATCCTGTTCTATTAATCTATTGTTCTGTGTTGCCAGGATGGGAAATTGCACATATATATTCATCTTTCAGTTCAggttgagaaaaacaaaacaattttctctCAGATCTTAATAAACCAGGCAGCAACAGAATTCAGCAGAGGGTCCCTTGCAGGAAGTAGTCAGTGTcacttttccagcctcctcagggTTGCTCTGAGGTTGccatcagagcctgcagagccagagctgcccctgggcagtgcctgagctgggagggctctgcagggcagagctgagcccccagggctgggctgggctctggcagcactggcagggcccagccctgggcacagggaagcagctgcaggcaggggcagctccaggcagcagagccctgggcaagCAGTAGGGGGAAAGTGCCACCAAGCTGTGCTGGGATATTGAACCTCCTCTCCAGACAAAACTATTCCATGATTACTTTTTTTACAGATCTCCATGTCCAGCAAGagcaaatgtccaacagcagctccatcagccacttcctcctgctggcattggcagacacgcggcagctgcagctcctgcacttctgcctcttcctgggcatctccctggctgccctcctggccaacggcctcatcatcagcgccgtagcctgcggccaccacctgcacacgcccatgttcttcgtcctgctcaacctggccctcacagacctgggctccatctgcaccactgtccccaaagccatgcacaattccctctgggacaccaggaccaTCTCCTACAAAGGATGTGCTgctcagctctttttctttgtgttcttcATCTCAGCAGATTATTTCCTCCTGACCATCATGTGCTATGACCGCtacgtgtccatctgcaaacccctgcactacgggaccctcctgggcagcagagcttgtgcccacatggcagcagctgcctgggccagtgcctttctcCATGCTCTCATGCACAcagccaatacattttccctgcccctgtgctatggcaatgccctgggccaattcttctgtgaaatcccacagatcctcaagctctcctgctcaAAATCCCACCTCAGGGAAGTGGGACTTCTTGCTGTAAGTTCCTGTATAGGACTTggctgttttgtgttcattgttttctcctatgtgcagatcttcagggctgtgctgaggatcccctctgagcagggacggcacaaagccttttccacctgcctccctcacctggctgtggtctccttgttcctcagcactgccatGTTTGCTCATCTGAAGcccacctccctctcctccccatccctggatctggccctgtcagttctgtactcagtggtgcctccagccctgaacccactcatctacagcctgaggaaccaggagctcaaggctgcagtgtgcAGACTGATGACTAGATGGTTTCAGTA
Encoded here:
- the LOC120748129 gene encoding olfactory receptor 14C36-like; the protein is MSNSSSISHFLLLALADTRQLQLLHFCLFLGISLAALLANGLIISAVACGHHLHTPMFFVLLNLALTDLGSICTTVPKAMHNSLWDTRTISYKGCAAQLFFFVFFISADYFLLTIMCYDRYVSICKPLHYGTLLGSRACAHMAAAAWASAFLHALMHTANTFSLPLCYGNALGQFFCEIPQILKLSCSKSHLREVGLLAVSSCIGLGCFVFIVFSYVQIFRAVLRIPSEQGRHKAFSTCLPHLAVVSLFLSTAMFAHLKPTSLSSPSLDLALSVLYSVVPPALNPLIYSLRNQELKAAVCRLMTRWFQ